One Mercurialis annua linkage group LG3, ddMerAnnu1.2, whole genome shotgun sequence DNA window includes the following coding sequences:
- the LOC126673453 gene encoding rhamnogalacturonan I rhamnosyltransferase 1-like has translation MCRIDKSGGEMGMVKGVEKVKGSIGIISSRSKMKMWMIRATTSVLLWTCIVQLTTIGEMWGPRVLKGWPSCFSHDSSAASALEESHFNNLPPRILPPKRVYKNNGYLMVSCNGGLNQMRAAICDMVAIARYLNVTLIVPELDKTSFWADPSEFQDIFDVDHFITSLRDEVRILKELPPRLKQRVELGMTHTMAPISWSDMSYYHKQILPLVQKYKVVHLNRTDARLANNHQPLDIQKLRCRVNFGALRFTSQIEELGKRVIKLLRKNGPFLVLHLRYEMDMLAFSGCTQGCNNEEVEELTRMRYAYPWWKEKIINSDLKRKDGLCPLTPEETALTLRALDIDPNMQIYIAAGEIYGGDKRMASLASAFPKLVRKETLLESSDLSFFQNHSSQMAALDYLVSLESDIFVPTYDGNMAKVVEGHRRFLGFKKTILLDRRHLVDLIDRYTSGSWSWEEFSDAVKQAHTERMGNPIKRLVIPDRPKEEDYFYSNPEECLQLSEDPLDSLSST, from the exons ATGTGCAGGATAGATAAGAGTGGGGGAGAAATGGGAATGGTGAAGGGAGTGGAGAAAGTGAAGGGTAGTATAGGAATAATAAGTAGTAGGTCAAAAATGAAGATGTGGATGATAAGAGCAACGACATCGGTTTTGTTATGGACGTGTATAGTACAATTAACGACGATCGGAGAGATGTGGGGACCTAGGGTTTTGAAAGGATGGCCGTCGTGTTTTTCTCATGATTCTTCTGCTGCTTCTGCTTTAGAAGAGAGTCATTTTAATAATCTTCCGCCTAGAATTTTGCCTCCTAAGA GGGTTTACAAGAACAATGGATACCTTATGGTTTCGTGCAATGGGGGTCTTAATCAAATGAGAGCAGCA ATTTGCGATATGGTTGCTATTGCTAGATATTTGAATGTCACACTTATAGTTCCGGAGCTGGATAAGACTTCCTTTTGGGCTGATCCCAG CGAGTTCCAAGATATATTTGATGTGGATCATTTCATCACATCATTGAGAGATGAAGTTCGGATATTGAAAGAATTGCCTCCCAGGCTGAAGCAGAGAGTGGAGTTAGGGATGACTCATACCATGGCACCAATTAGTTGGTCGGATATGTCTTATTATCATAAACAG ATTCTTCCATTGGTACAGAAATACAAAGTTGTACATCTGAATAGGACTGATGCTCGCCTTGCCAATAATCATCAGCCATTGGATATTCAGAAGTTGCGTTGCCGTGTAAATTTTGGTGCTTTGAGGTTCACTTCTCAGATAGAGGAGTTGGGGAAAAGAGTAATAAAGCTTCTTAGGAAAAATGGTCCATTTTTAGTGCTCCATCTTAGATATGAAATGGATATGTTAGCGTTTTCTGGCTGTACCCAGGGTTGCAACAATGAGGAAGTAGAAGAATTAACTAGAATGAG ATATGCTTATCCATGgtggaaagagaaaataataaattccgACTTGAAAAGGAAAGATGGCTTGTGCCCTTTGACACCAGAGGAAACAGCTCTTACATTGAGGGCATTGGACATTGATCCGAATATGCAGATATATATTGCGGCTGGTGAAATTTATGGTGGAGATAAGAGAATGGCAAGTCTTGCATCAGCTTTTCCAAAACTG GTCAGAAAGGAAACTTTGTTGGAATCATCAGATCTTagtttttttcaaaatcattcATCCCAGATGGCAGCACTAGATTATCTTGTCTCGTTGGAGAGTGATATTTTTGTCCCCACATATGATGGAAACATGGCTAAAGTTGTTGAAGGTCACAGGAg ATTCCTTGGGTTCAAGAAGACAATTTTACTGGACAGAAGGCATTTGGTTGATCTGATAGACAGATACACTAGTGGATCCTGGAGTTGGGAAGAGTTTTCCGATGCTGTAAAACAAGCACATACAGAAAGAATGGGGAACCCAATCAAGAGATTAGTGATTCCGGACAGGCCAAAAGAAGAGGATTATTTCTATTCAAACCCGGAAGAGTGCTTGCAGCTATCAGAGGATCCCTTGGATTCTTTGAGTAGCACGTGA
- the LOC126671073 gene encoding uncharacterized protein LOC126671073, whose amino-acid sequence MDFWQKARNFAEEAAKRSQELTISSSSKLSDLVSETAKRSKDITIGSSKLSDIVSETAKRSKEIAAEASIKIKTHAVKGADQIKSLAEGITPRAEPNNAAEPKLEDEEAEAERFGITEELREFVKDINFTTFQDFPLQDDSEMSNVEAVSNVRQDLTEWQEKHANLVLSTVKEISKLRYELCPRIMKERKFWRIYFILVNSHVAPYEKRYVEEAMQNSVEQVKDDKVEELTEATVTSNSQTKKSSQQSKISAEQDLDVFLLGGDSDDGRDDANGNFDRDFDKMVNSSDDENEKL is encoded by the exons AAAGCGATCACAAGAACTCACAATTTCCTCCTCTTCTAAACTCTCCGACCTCGTTTCAGAAACCGCCAAACGCTCTAAAGACATCACAATCGGTTCCTCCAAGCTCTCCGACATTGTATCGGAAACCGCCAAGCGCTCCAAAGAAATCGCAGCCGAGGCTTCTATCAAGATCAAAACTCACGCCGTAAAAGGAGCCGATCAGATCAAGTCTCTAGCCGAAGGAATCACGCCGCGAGCCGAGCCTAATAATGCTGCCGAACCGAAGCTCGAGGATGAGGAGGCGGAGGCGGAGAGGTTCGGTATAACGGAGGAGTTGAGAGAGTTTGTTAAGGATATTAATTTTACTACTTTTCAAGATTTTCCACTGCAag ATGATTCGGAGATGAGCAATGTGGAAGCAGTGTCAAATGTGAGGCAAGATCTTACGGAATGGCAAGAAAAGCATGCTAATCTTGTTTTATCAACTGTCaag GAAATATCGAAGTTAAGATATGAATTGTGTCCTCGAATtatgaaagaaagaaaattctGGAGGATTTATTTTATTCTGGTGAACAGTCATGTTGCGCC CTATGAGAAGCGGTACGTGGAGGAGGCAATGCAGAATTCTGTGGAGCAAGTAAAAGATGACAAAGTAGAGGAACTTACTGAAGCCACAGTAACTTCTAATTCCCAAACGAAAAAGTCGAGCCAGCAAAGTAAAATATCAGCTGAGCAAGACTTGGACGTATTTCTACTGGGTGGAGACAGTGACGATGGTCGAG ATGATGCTAATGGGAACTTTGATCGTGATTTTGACAAGATGGTGAATAGTTCG GATGATGAGAACGAGAAGCTATAG